A genomic window from Malassezia vespertilionis chromosome 6, complete sequence includes:
- a CDS encoding uncharacterized protein (EggNog:ENOG503NW0F; MEROPS:MER0199690; COG:S), with the protein MASIFGTLRNLAYPQKLTFAFEYAGVANGASNAVFDAIIAQCPSLVGTNQPHMSRRLPTGHLQTVYSAAADFSTIDQVQYKRKVFLTPDGGTIAVDIAPPALAEPVQASEDVPTVVILHGLTGGSHESYVRNCVAHFVRPKDQGGCGFRCVVVNSRGCADTPVTSPQLYSAANISDLESALLLLTHMFPQSLMTGIGFSLGGAILTRYMGMRGKETPLLAGVVVGAPFQLKVASDCMESFWLNNVYSHVMGRNLLKLLSKHADALALSPALWDPLERAFGEKIRPGDEHKAELEPNSPTRGTLRFVDHYVVTHTGGFKAPYGEFPFADADAYYYGASSTNTLDGIARPFLALNADDDPIVPLHAMDEFRSQLQKNDSIVYAHSRHGGHLGWFTANNVRWINTPIAEYMTAIFSAFTAPDCKHEDTGIGSGGPRMSAWKRDGVASKPVEVELLPASALLPALPSRRKQVQKDTDDSLRAWLVTQVLNIPLMHPKDAPARLAMTEVPPLPKGDIHTLTLVRSACIPY; encoded by the coding sequence ATGGCAAGCATTTTTGGAACGCTTCGCAACCTGGCGTATCCCCAAAAGCTCACGTTTGCATTCGAGTATGCAGGCGTGGCTAATGGTGCGAGTAATGCGGTGTTCGATGCGATCATAGCACAATGCCCGAGTCTCGTAGGCACAAACCAGCCGCATATGTCCAGGCGGCTTCCTACCGGACACTTGCAGACGGTCTACTCTGCTGCAGCCGATTTCAGCACGATTGATCAGGTGCAGTACAAGAGAAAAGTGTTTTTGACACCGGATGGCGGGACTATTGCGGTGGATATTGCGCCGCCTGCATTGGCCGAGCCTGTGCAAGCGTCTGAAGATGTGCCCACCGTCGTAATTCTCCATGGCCTTACCGGAGGCTCGCACGAGTCGTACGTGCGGAACTGCGTCGCACACTTTGTGCGTCCCAAGGACCAGGGTGGCTGTGGCTTCCGCTGTGTCGTCGTGAATTCGCGTGGATGCGCCGATACGCCCGTTACGTCTCCGCAACTGTATTCGGCTGCGAACATTAGCGATCTAGAATCTGCCTTGCTTCTTCTTACGCACATGTTTCCACAATCGCTCATGACGGGAATTGGTTTCTCGTTGGGTGGCGCTATCTTGACGAGGTACATGGGTATGCGTGGGAAGGagacgccgctgcttgctgGCGTCGttgtcggcgcgccgttccAGCTCAAGGTAGCGAGCGACTGCATGGAATCCTTTTGGCTGAACAACGTCTATTCGCACGTCATGGGCCGAAATTTGCTGAAGCTGCTGAGCAAGCACGCGGATGCATTGGCGCTTTCACCGGCACTCTGGGACCCGTTGgagcgcgcgtttggcgaAAAGATTCGTCCGGGTGATGAGCACAAGGCGGAGCTCGAGCCAAACTCGCCCACACGCGGCACGCTTCGGTTTGTGGACCACTACGTGGTGACCCATACGGGAGGATTCAAGGCTCCGTATGGCGAATTCCCTTTTGCGGATGCAGATGCCTATTATTACGGAGCGAGCTCGACCAATACGCTCGATGGTATAGCACGACCGTTCCTTGCATTGAATGCGGATGACGATCCAATTGTTCCGCTTCACGCGATGGACGAGTTCCGCAGTCAGTTGCAAAAGAATGACAGTATTGTGTATGCACATTCGCGGCACGGCGGGCATCTTGGGTGGTTTACCGCGAACAATGTGCGCTGGATCAACACTCCCATTGCTGAATACATGACCGCAATCTTTTCCGCTTTCACTGCTCCCGATTGCAAGCACGAGGACACCGGTATAGGTTCCGGAGGACCTCGTATGAGTGCGTGGAAGAGGGACGGCGTGGCGTCCAAACCAGTCGAGGTGGAGCTTTTGCCGGCTTCTGCGTTGCTCCCTGCACTTCCAAGTCGGCGAAAGCAGGTGCAAAAGGATACAGATGATTCCCTTCGCGCTTGGTTGGTCACTCAGGTACTCAACATTCCGCTTATGCATCCGAAAGATGCACCTGCACGGCTTGCCATGACTGAGGTGCCTCCTTTGCCCAAGGGGGATATTCACACGCTCACTTTGGTGCGTAGCGCTTGCATACCATACTGA
- the FZO1 gene encoding mitofusin (BUSCO:EOG09260RGH; COG:O; TransMembrane:1 (o648-672i); EggNog:ENOG503NU0P), producing MLAAKVPKEYMTDKMGQVTGGTILAPPDASLDLQQTSFLQSRDRLVGAIDDTDTILRGLREFNRDQWVLRYNEEVQSDQAKPLSVLRLELKLGATVNANVLMDSMEKSSVGKLLDERMARCTSHLQKLRIRISDTQSKVLVTGDLNAGKSTFVNALMRREMMPVDQQPCTMLFCEIHDAAHENKGAEEVHIVRDLAKYDVADDATFERRTLSALPRIFEEEEDGGAEIHPVLKCYCTGAEASRMSLLHNQAVDIALIDAPGLNRDCVHTTALFTREEEIDVVIFVVDAENHFTLSACEFLQNASNEKAYVFVVVNKYAEIQNKAKCRQRVLEQIRTLSPRTYEEADQLVHFVDARSMCEASGASDEHAQFDNLEMSLHDFVLRRRAKSKLMPAQTYLQRLLNDILFLSQLNMQAAKDDIDAAHAQLTASRPALAMCETNAHKVQRVVENVEDRVVARTMEATECTLAAALEKIGRGECADATVLLPPYPGLFEVWSYARNVRLALLTSLGAVVKQCEEAARTTTTAAIHEIDAVGAAHLPESDEPERVFVPEAMFAHKNASTMLAGIGVSVDVVAVNISDLFDVTHRFAYITGSSATKPADETLLLPSISLGLGALTLAGTRSLGIKSAIEAFVRVTDILGSRTARRWAPPIVLLASVGALAWVVLDLPNAVPRNVGRSLKRDLTSGRCVRASGNSKAMLRNSSDVFSTMHGTRVTRETRKVLRLASWDLQERFRIAILKCRTCVEQAEEQERCASIALAWFENTVDRSAAVSETVASAIDVVK from the coding sequence ATGCTTGCCGCCAAGGTACCGAAGGAGTACATGACGGACAAGATGGGGCAGGTGACTGGTGGGACTATATTGGCACCACCAGATGCATCTTTGGATCTGCAGCAGACTTCTTTCCTGCAGAGCCGCGATCGTTTGGTCGGCGCGATTGACGACACCGACACAATCTTGCGTGGGCTGCGCGAGTTTAATCGTGATCAATGGGTGCTTCGCTACAATGAAGAGGTGCAATCTGACCAGGCGAAGCCATTGtccgtgctgcgcctggaactcaagctcggcgcgacGGTGAATGCAAATGTGCTGATGGACTCGATGGAGAAGTCTTCTGTCGGCAAGCTTCTGGACGAGCGtatggcgcgctgcacaagtCATCTGCAAAAATTGCGCATCCGTATTAGCGACACGCAGTCCAAAGTACTTGTCACGGGTGACCTAAATGCCGGCAAGTCGACTTTTGTCAACGCGCTTATGCGGCGCGAAATGATGCCTGTCGACCAACAGCCATGCACTATGTTGTTCTGTGAGATTCACGATGCAGCACACGAGAATAAAGGTGCCGAAGAAGTGCATATTGTGCGCGATTTGGCGAAGTACGATGTGGCTGACGACGCGACGTTTGAACGGCGCACACTGTCAGCGCTTCCGCGCATTTTtgaagaggaggaagacgGCGGGGCAGAGATCCACCCGGTGCTAAAGTGCTACTGCACTGGCGCCGAGGCTTCTCGAATGTCGCTTCTGCATAACCAGGCCGTGGACATTGCCCTCATCGACGCCCCCGGCCTGAACCGCGACTGCGTACACACCACCGCGCTTTTTACGCGCGAGGAGGAAATTGATGTGGTGATTTTTGTTGTGGATGCTGAAAACCACTTTACACTGAGCGCATGTGAGTTTCTCCAGAATGCGAGCAACGAGAAAGCGTACGTATTTGTCGTTGTGAACAAGTACGCCGAAATCCAGAATAAGGCAAAGTGCCGCCAGCGTGTATTGGAGCAGATCCGTACGCTGAGTCCACGCACGTATGAGGAGGCCGATCAGCTAGTTCACTTTGTTGACGCGCGCAGTATGTGCGAGGCGAGCGGCGCTAGCGATGAGCACGCGCAGTTTGACAACCTCGAGATGAGCCTGCACGATTTtgtcctgcgccgccgcgccaagtcCAAGCTTATGCCTGCACAGACTtatttgcagcgcctcctCAACGATATTCTTTTTCTCTCCCAGCTAAATATGCAGGCTGCGAAAGACGACATCGatgccgcccatgcgcagctcacCGCGAGCCGCCCCGCGCTGGCCATGTGCGAGACAAATGCACACAAAGTACAGCGCGTCGTTGAGAACGTGGAAGACCgcgtcgttgcgcgcacgatGGAGGCAACCGAATGCacgcttgccgctgcgctggaaaaaATTGGGCGTGGCGAGTGTGCGGATGCCACTGTGCTTCTTCCGCCATACCCAGGCCTGTTTGAGGTTTGGTCATACGCACGGAATGTTCGGCTTGCTTTGCTCACAAGTCTGGGCGCGGTGGTTAAACAGTGCGAggaagctgcgcgcaccACAACGACCGCTGCTATACACGAGATTGATGCTgtgggcgctgcacatcTTCCCGAGAGTGACGAGCCAGAGCGTGTGTTTGTTCCGGAGGCCATGTTTGCGCACAAGAATGCGAGCACAATGCTGGCTGGTATCGGTGTCAGCGTCGACGTTGTCGCCGTGAACATTTCGGATCTGTTTGACGTCACGCACCGCTTTGCCTACATTACAGGCAGCAGCGCTACGAAACCTGCCGATGAAACGTTGCTTCTTCCCAGTATATCGCTCGGGCTCGGCGCATTAACACTGGCAGGGACAAGATCGCTTGGAATCAAATCTGCGATCGAGGCATTCGTGCGCGTCACCGATATTCTCGGCAGCCGTACTGCCCGCCGCTGGGCCCCTCCTATTGTACTACTGGCGAGTGTGggtgcgcttgcgtgggTCGTCCTTGATTTGCCCAACGCCGTTCCCCGCAATGTTGGGCGTAGCTTGAAGCGCGATCTCACAAGCGGCCGCTGCGTCCGCGCCTCTGGGAACAGCAaagcgatgctgcgcaattCATCGGACGTATTTTCCACCATGCATGGGACGCGTGTTACTCGAGAAACGCGCAAAGTACTCCGCCTCGCCAGCTGGGATCTCCAGGAGCGCTTCCGCATCGCGATTCTCAAATGCCGTACGTGTGTCGAGCAGGCGGAAGAGCAAGAACGGTGTGCCTCAATTGCACTGGCGTGGTTCGAAAATACAGTGGACAGATCCGCGGCAGTGTCCGAGACGGTCGCATCCGCGATTGATGTGGTGAAGTAG
- the LEU1 gene encoding 3-isopropylmalate dehydratase (EggNog:ENOG503NUV6; BUSCO:EOG09260SL3; COG:E), translated as MASQKPKTLYQKIFDSHLISEEEDGTCLIYIDRHLVHEVTSPQAFEGLRLAKRPVRRVDCTLATVDHNIPTDSRKDYKDTETFVQEVDSRLQCVTLEQNVKEFGLTFYGLTDTRQGIVHVVGPEQGFTVPGATLVCGDSHTSTHGAFGVLAFGIGTSEVEHVLATQTLMQKRMKNILIEVNGDIPEGVTSKDIMLHVIGLIGTAGGNGGVLEFGGSTIRQLSIEARMSMCNMSIEAGARAGLVAPDQNTLEYLKGRPLVPKGEEWDRAVEYWLSLPSDPGAEYDKVVKINAKDIPPTVTWGTSPQDTVPITGSVPDPNNAPTEELASEWGHALKYMGLEPNTPIEQIKVDKVFIGSCTNSRIEDLREAARILHGRRISEHVHAMLVPGSGLVKKQAEAEGLDKVFKAAGFDWREAGCSMCLGMNPDQLLPGERCASTSNRNFEGRQGAGGRTHLMSPAMAAAAAVTGYLTDVRKLTEGKIHGYDAAAPNFEILIQDSKQFVNADDFTLVPGGAAREDAVIENRIEEHKEPPLHDVPVTPGGMEPFRVLRGIAAPMDRSNVNTDVIIPKQFLKTIKRTGLGSALFWPLRYDVSTGEPIPEFVLNHEPYTESKILVVAGTNFGCGSSREHAPWSLLDFGIRAVIAESFADIFCNNMTKNGQLPVVLNAEQIGRVYEDAAAGLPITVDLEQQKVICADGKTAFPFEVAPFSRHCLLNGLDDIALTLHKEKQISAFEKSREKTPWLNGVVYGENKENLFKARRDTPSTDW; from the coding sequence ATGGCATCACAGAAGCCGAAGACACTGTATCAAAAAATCTTCGACTCGCACTTGATTTCTGAAGAAGAGGACGGGACATGTCTTATTTACATTGACCGTCACCTGGTCCATGAAGTCACATCGCCGCAAGCGTTCGAGGGCCTCCGCCTTGCCAAGCGTCCAGTGCGTCGTGTGGACTGCACACTTGCCACAGTGGACCACAACATTCCCACTGACAGCCGCAAAGACTACAAGGACACGGAGACGTTTGTTCAAGAAGTCGATTCGCGTCTCCAATGTGTGACGCTTGAGCAAAACGTGAAAGAGTTTGGCCTTACCTTTTACGGTCTTACAGACACGCGCCAAGGTATTGTGCACGTCGTAGGGCCGGAACAGGGCTTTACGGTGCCCGGTGCGACTCTCGTCTGTGGTGATTCGCACACGTCTACGCACGGTGCATTCGGTGTGCTTGCTTTCGGGATTGGTACTTCGGAGGTCGAGCACGTTCTTGCAACACAGACACTGATGCAAAAACGCATGAAGAACATTCTTATTGAAGTGAATGGCGATATCCCAGAGGGCGTGACTAGCAAGGACATTATGCTGCACGTTATCGGTCTCATTGGCACTGCGGGTGGCAATGGTGGTGTTCTCGAATTCGGCGGCTCGACCATTCGCCAGCTCAGCATAGAGGCGCGTATGAGTATGTGCAACATGAGCATTGAGGCAGGTGCGCGTGCGGGTCTTGTCGCTCCGGACCAAAACACGCTTGAGTACCTCAAAGGGAGGCCGCTTGTGCCCAAGGGCGAGGAGTGGGACCGCGCCGTGGAATACTGGCTTTCGCTTCCTTCTGACCCTGGCGCAGAGTACGACAAGGTCGTCAAGATCAACGCAAAAGATATCCCGCCGACTGTGACGTGGGGTACAAGTCCCCAGGACACGGTACCGATCACTGGCTCTGTGCCTGACCCCAACAATGCGCCAACCGAGGAGCTTGCCAGTGAATGGGGCCATGCGCTCAAGTACATGGGCTTGGAGCCGAATACGCCCATCGAGCAAATCAAGGTGGACAAGGTGTTCATTGGGTCCTGCACCAACTCGCGCATTGAGGacttgcgcgaggcagcGCGCATCCTCCACGGCCGCCGTATTTCGGAGCATGTGCATGCCATGTTGGTCCCGGGTTCAGGCCTGGTCAAGAAACAGGCCGAGGCAGAAGGCCTGGACAAGGTATTCAAGGCCGCTGGTTTTGACTGGCGCGAGGCGGGCTGCAGCATGTGCCTTGGTATGAACCCAGACCAGCTGTTGCCAGGGGAGCGCTGTGCTTCCACATCGAACCGCAACTTTGAAGGTCGCCAAGGAGCGGGCGGGCGCACACACTTGATGAGCCCTGCCATGGCCGCGGCTGCCGCGGTGACTGGTTACTTGACCGATGTCCGCAAACTCACCGAAGGCAAGATTCATGGCTacgacgctgccgcgccCAACTTTGAGATCCTAATCCAAGACTCAAAGCAGTTTGTCAATGCGGACGATTTTACGCTCGTGCCTggtggtgcggcgcgcgaagaTGCGGTAATTGAGAATCGGATCGAAGAGCACAAGGAGCCGCCGTTGCACGATGTCCCTGTTACGCCTGGTGGCATGGAGCCGTTCCGTGTGCTCAGAGGcattgccgcgccgatGGACCGGTCCAATGTGAACACGGACGTGATTATCCCCAAGCAGTTTTTGAAAACGATCAAGCGCACTGGCCTCGGTTCCGCACTCTTCTGGCCTTTGCGGTACGATGTGAGCACGGGCGAGCCCATCCCGGAGTTTGTGCTGAACCACGAACCGTACACCGAGTCAAAGATTCTAGTGGTGGCGGGCACCAACTTTGGCTGTGGATCCTCGCGCGAACACGCCCCTTGGTCGCTGCTCGACTTTGGCATCCGTGCGGTCATTGCGGAGAGCTTTGCTGACATTTTCTGCAACAATATGACAAAGAACGGACAGCTGCCTGTCGTGCTGAACGCCGAGCAGATTGGTCGTGTGTACGAAGATGCTGCTGCCGGTCTCCCTATTACGGTCGATCTGGAGCAGCAAAAAGTTATTTGTGCTGATGGCAAGACGGCGTTTCCGTTCGAAGTTGCGCCATTTTCGCGGCATTGCCTGCTCAACGGCCTTGACGATATCGCCCTTACGCTCCACAAGGAAAAGCAGATTTCTGCGTTTGAAAAGAGCCGCGAGAAGACGCCGTGGCTCAATGGTGTTGTGTACGGCGAGAACAAGGAAAACCTCTTTaaagcacgccgcgatACACCCAGCACGGACTGGTAA
- the ade5 gene encoding phosphoribosylglycinamide formyltransferase 1 (COG:G; EggNog:ENOG503P2A1; BUSCO:EOG09264G7L), whose product MAAEEREASASLRRTESLLARYGGENGPTGHASVGDGHAPVSLAAFMGGKAHEPRLGKLQGDGRTSPPEASLGDRQKYHGLPGMAKPEGSMASFLEKRHEELHGKDADERPVGRNDMGASDECTTVADAAKTDLPAAKPLRSTHGKRIVVLISGSGSNLQALIDATCEPNPTIRDAQIVRVLSNRMSASGLQRAKNVEPPIPTVVHSLKTFQNRNPGKTREDYDVVLAERVLGDEAPPDLVVLAGFMHIVSETFLSALGHATSLAHPPTFSHRPTHPIAIINLHPALPGAFDGANAIDRAYDAFQRGEIQHTGVMVHKVVAEVDRGAPILVQNVPIYKGEPRAALEERMHAVEHRLIVDATIKVLAGEELPFFARVSGTELEPLDTEWPVLHDTDSAVLVHGTTAYLWRGECAASSTPPGALAKLGTSHQVVHQGSEPPAFLHALRHLVTRHNTVSTCDAQLFTVRGDGVLIDEVDPAAPTLSAAFSAVARTPAYVYVWHGRGSDDTQRHSAEAFARTLHGQPVVVEQGADGAWWQLFPTQDYANGWHILHRRSLPAQRMPALYPTHDAAAPVPFTSAALKPDAVAILDDQLELYVLIGRCAHDSDSIYAALDRAEAMAAAAQAVRGGGTAMRPPVHVLTFPTIVPTDLRVLSRGRWDDAHLQGSQPPLLLRSATAADARISRRVAHSHRARGAAGAKPEIT is encoded by the coding sequence ATGGCTGCagaggagcgcgaagcgagcgcgtcgctgcgtcGTACAGAGTCTTTGCTTGCGCGGTACGGCGGAGAAAACGGGCCGACTGGCCATGCAAGTGTTGGGGATGGCCATGCTCCAGTATCGCTCGCTGCGTTTATGGGCGGAAAAGCACACGAGCCGCGTCTTGGCAAGCTGCAAGGCGACGGCCGCACCTCGCCTCCAGAGGCGTCGCTCGGCGATCGACAAAAGTATCATGGTTTGCCTGGCATGGCAAAGCCAGAAGGATCCATGGCGAGCTTTCTGGAAAAGCGGCACGAAGAGCTGCATGGTAAAGACGCGGACGAGCGTCCAGTGGGACGTAACGATATGGGCGCTAGCGACGAATGCACTACGGTGGCGGATGCTGCGAAAACAGACCTACCGGCTGCAAAGCCATTGCGAAGCACAcacggcaagcgcatcgtaGTGCTCATCAGCGGATCCGGCAGCAACTTACAGGCCCTCATTGACGCTACGTGCGAACCGAATCCAACCattcgcgacgcgcaaatTGTGCGTGTCCTATCGAATCGAATGTCTGCCTCCGgcctgcagcgtgcgaaAAACGTCGAGCCGCCTATTCCCACAGTCGTGCACAGCCTGAAAACGTTCCAGAACAGGAATCCcggcaagacgcgcgaGGACTACGACGTggtccttgccgagcgtgtgcttggcgaCGAAGCGCCTCCCGACCTTGTAGTCCTTGCCGGATTTATGCACATTGTCTCCGAGACGTTCCTCAGCGCGCTCGGCCACGCCACAAGCCTTGCGCATCCACCCACATTCTCCCATCGCCCCACCCACCCCATCGCAATCATTAATCTTCACCCCGCGCTTCCCGGCGCATTTGACGGCGCAAACGCCATCGACCGTGCGTACGATGCATTCCAGCGCGGTGAGATTCAGCACACCGGGGTCATGGTCCACAAGGTCGTAGCAGAAGTcgatcgcggcgcgccgattcTAGTGCAGAATGTGCCAATCTACAAAGGCGAgccacgcgctgcgctagAAGAGCGAATGCACGCCGTGGAGCACCGCTTGATTGTGGACGCGACCATCAAGGTGCTTGCAGGCGAAGAATTGcctttttttgcgcgcgtctcTGGCACAGAGCTCGAGCCACTCGACACGGAGTGGCCTGTGCTGCACGATACAGACAGTGCCGTGCTTGTGCATGGCACCACAGCGTACTtgtggcgcggcgagtgcgCTGCGTCTTCGACGCCGCCCGGGGCGCTTGCGAAACTCGGTACCTCGCATCAAGTTGTGCACCAAGGCAGCGAGCCGCCTGCTtttttgcacgcgctccgCCACCTCGTAACAAGGCACAACACAGTCTCCACCTGTGACGCGCAGCTCTTCACCGTCCGCGGCGACGGTGTACTCATAGATGAGGTCGAccccgccgcgcccacattgagcgccgcattcAGCGCAGTCGCACGTACGCCTGCATACGTCTACGTATGGCACGGCCGTGGCAGCGACGACACACAGCGCCACAGCGCCGAGGCGTTTGCCCGCACACTGCACGGCCAACCTGTCGTCGTGGAGCAAGGCGCTGACGGAGCGTGGTGGCAACTATTTCCTACTCAGGACTATGCTAACGGATGGCACATCTTGCATCGGCGCTCGCttcctgcgcagcgcatgccaGCTTTGTACCCAACgcacgacgccgccgcaccCGTGCCATTCACcagtgcggcgctgaaGCCCGATGCCGTGGCGATTCTCGACGACCAGCTGGAACTCTACGTGCTCAtcggccgctgcgcacacgacAGCGACTCGATCtatgcggcgctggatcgcGCCGAGGCTatggccgcggcggcacaagcggtccgcggcggtggcacagcgatgcgcccgCCCGTGCATGTGCTTACCTTTCCGACCATCGTCCCAACGGACCTCCGTGTCTTGTCCCGCGGGCGCTGGGACGATGCACACCTGCAAGGCAGCCAGCCGCCCTTGCTTCTCCGCAGCGCGaccgccgccgacgcccGAATTtcacgccgcgtcgctcaTTCGCACAgagcacgcggcgctgcagggGCCAAGCCGGAGATTACGTAA
- a CDS encoding uncharacterized protein (COG:J; EggNog:ENOG503P540) — protein MSNATLSRAEQNYVLDGLALPTPQRQDGRKLEDYRPISVEAPFSEQANGSARVSIDGTQVLCGVKLEMEAYDPPHVTVQDGKMARDFAPLLPPLSRVQVGVEYSPALLHSHTPQELSVLSTSVQDMLNACFGLHGDALGPLPVRQFIVVPYAKFWLMRIDVYVLSWSGGNVLDTLFASVFAALWNTKLPKTKLLSVDKAVDALNQPVLTDDDHVGMKYITRGRKNEAASTGATDFALENEWEDGVSLEGRSEVPVCISVYPVGNDFLLDPRLEEESALRVSISVLCSASGKLYGVQQRGDGEVTMAVVDKAIQAGIHHAKQLAASLKTFGTAPHHV, from the coding sequence ATGTCAAACGCCACGCTTTCGCGTGCGGAACAAAATTACGTCCTGGATGGACTTGCGTTGCCGACACCGCAGCGTCAGGATGGAAGAAAGCTCGAAGACTATCGTCCTATTTCTGTCGAGGCACCTTTTTCGGAGCAGGCGAATGGGTCTGCGCGAGTCAGCATAGACGGCACGCAAGTGCTGTGCGGCGTTAAGCTGGAAATGGAGGCGTACGACCCGCCGCATGTCACGGTGCAGGATGGAAAaatggcgcgcgattttGCTCCGTTGCTTCCGCCGTTGTCCCGGGTGCAAGTCGGTGTTGAATACTcgccggcgctgctgcattcgcacacgccgcaagAGTTGAGTGTGCTTTCAACGTCTGTACAGGACATGCTTAATGCGTGCTTTGGGCTACATGGAGATGCATTGGGTCCTTTGCCGGTGCGCCAGTTCATTGTAGTTCCTTACGCCAAATTCTGGTTGATGCGCATAGACGTCTACGTCCTATCCTGGAGTGGCGGGAATGTCTTGGATACCCTATTTGCAAGCgtctttgctgcgctgtgGAACACGAAGCTTCCAAAAACCAAGCTACTGTCTGTGGACAAAGCCGTTGATGCATTGAACCAGCCGGTGCTTACGGACGATGATCATGTGGGCATGAAATATATCACGCGCGGCCGCAAAAACGAAGCTGCGAGTACCGGCGCCACCGATTTTGCGTTGGAAAATGAATGGGAAGATGGGGTGTCGCTGGAAGGGCGGAGCGAAGTGCCCGTGTGCATTTCTGTATACCCTGTTGGAAACGACTTTTTACTCGATCCACGTTTGGAAGAGGAAAGTGCATTGCGCGTCTCAATTTCCGTGCTCTGCTCCGCAAGCGGCAAGCTTTACGGCGTACAACAGCGGGGTGATGGCGAAGTGACGATGGCCGTGGTGGACAAGGCGATCCAGGCAGGAATCCACCATGCAAAGCAGCTTGCAGCATCACTCAAGACGTTTGGCACAGCGCCACACCATGTATAA
- the RPL25 gene encoding 60S ribosomal protein L25 (COG:J; BUSCO:EOG092657YR; EggNog:ENOG503P2TQ): MSALAPFEMPGFQWDPIPDILFRAPVTSYGKTFLEVAASERCDVMALAIHPSADQKQAMLLIGLRSGTVMGYYFDMHGLLHVSEKAFQKVAISAPQHVFSYRSQGAVCHIEFVNATEFIASYTNGDMVLADASRLSDPPLCQYKGHCNHYSTGLARFCPLTPPSMTKPTEKTTVQNRKAHVATKLVTKGSSGQKVLRKVRTSASFYRPHTLRLPRNPKYPRKSAPHAPRTDAYKVLLFPVNTESAMKKIEEVNTLVFIVARHANKYQIKQALKEAYDVDSAKVNTLIRPDGKKKAFIRLTPDQDALDVSNRIGFI; the protein is encoded by the exons ATGTCGGCACTGGCGCCGTTCGAAATGCCCGGATTCCAATGGGATCCAAT ACCCGATATCCTCTTTCGTG CGCCCGTTACCAGCTACGGAAAAACGTTTTT AGAAGTTGCGGCAAGCGAACGATG TGACGTCATGGCCTTGGCGATCCATCCAAGCGCG GATCAAAAACAAGCAATGCTATTAATTGGTCTGCGCTCTGGTACTGTGATGGGCTATTACTTTGACATGCATGGGCTGTTGCACGTATCGGAGAAAGCATTCCAAAAGGTGGCCATATCGGCGCCCCAGCACGTCTTTTCTTATCGGTCGCAAGGCGCAGTATGCCACATTGAATTTGTCAATGCAACAGAATTTATTGCTTCGTATACCAATGGTGAT ATGGTGCTTGCAGATGCGTCGCGACTTTCGGACCCGCCGCTGTGCCAGTATAAAGGGCATTGCAATCATTATTCTACAGGACTT GCCCGGTTTTGTCCCCTCACACCGCCTAGCATGACGAAGCCTACTG AGAAGACGACTGTGCAGAACCGGAAGGCACACGTTGCTACGAAGCTTGTGACGAAGGGCAGCTCTGGCCAGAAGGTGCTCCGCAAGGTGCGCACTTCCGCCTCTTTCTACCGCCCGCATACGCTTCGTCTCCCGCGTAACCCGAAATACCCTCGCAAGAGTGCTCctcacgcgccgcgcactgATGCTTACAAGGTGCTTCTTTTCCCCGTGAACACCGAGAGCGCTATGAAGAAGATCGAGGAGGTCAACACGCTTGTTTTTATTGTTGCACGCCACGCGAACAAGTACCAGATCAAGCAGGCTCTCAAAGAGGCGTACGATGTGGACTCTGCCAAGGTGAACACGCTCATTCGCCCCGACGGCAAGAAGAAAGCGTTTATCCGTCTCACGCCTGACCAGGATGCGCTTGACGTGTCCAACCGTATTGGTTTCATTTAA